TGTGTTTGTTCAGGCAGGTTCACATGCGAGCGGTGAGTGGCAGATTGGTTATCGAGAGGGATCGAATGGAAATGATCATGGGAACCGATAACTTCCATATGGATGCCTGGTGATCCCATGTACACAACGAGTAGCGTAAAGGCAAGAGCAAAAACTCTTTGACCTCGACTTATCACGGAAGCCCAGCCCTCCAAGTGTCTGTTCGTCGCCCAAGTGGGAGTCGAGTCACTTCGCCCACATCAAGCATGGCAAAGAGTGTATCAATCGATTCGCCACCGTGTCAAGCTAATGGCACCGCCCCGTGCCGGAATCCGTGAACTTCTGCCCTGCGACCGGAATGAACTGCCACTCGTAGCTCGCCGGTTGCAGCGTCAACTTCAAGACGCCGAACGTCTCGCCGTTGCGTACTTCGCTGTTCGCGATGACCGGGCCGGCAAATGTATGATGACGATCCCCTCCAGTACCCACCACAAATTGTCGGATACCGTGTATCGGATCGGGCTTACCATCCGGCGTCTGTGGCGCAAATCGCTCGTACACGTGGTCGTGTCCGGCCAACACGACGTCCGCGTCATGTTCGTACAGTGCCTGCCAGAAGGCTTCGAGGGCCGCGTCGCCGCCATGACGGCCTGAGCTGAAGCGCGGATGGTGCCAGTAGGCAAGGGTACACGTCGCCGGGTGGGCGACAAGATCCGCGCGAAGCCACTGCTCCTGGGGCGAACCCGGACCGCACCCGCCGATCTTTGCACAGTTTGAGTTCAGTACGATGATGTGCCAGGAACCAAGATCGTAACTGTAGTAGCCCTTGTCGGGATCTCCGGCCGCATCGCCAAAGTAGTCGAAGTAGCCGAACGCTCCCCGCGTATGATAGTCGTGATTACCGGGAGCGGGACGGGTGCGTGATTTGTGGCGTCCCCAACTCGGATCGTAACAGGCAGCGAACTCGACGGGAGTACCCGCTACGTACGCATTATCCCCGAGGGTGAAGACCACACCGTCGATCGCGTCCAGCAAGTTGGCGGTAGCGTCGTCGCCGTCACTGACACACGAGGCAATGTCACCTGCCCCGACCAATACGCTGGCGGCCCCTCGCAACGCTACGGGGCGTTTCTCCGTCGGCGCTCCCGATTTTTCGGTAGGGTCCCGATACGACGCACGAGTAATGAGCGTCTCGCGCCCCTTCCTCGCGATAACCTCGGTCTTGACAATCGCGCGGATTCGGTTCGTGAATCCTGGCGATTTGAGCGAACTCAAGGTAGGCGGCATGAGTACAGGGGCCGGTTCCTCGAGCGAGCCAAGACTGAGCAGTATGGCAACCGGGCTCCCCCTCCGGACAAGAGCGCCGGCCTCGGGATCCTGGGCGATCACCTCCCCATTCGGGCGCTCCGACGAGTGGACCCGCACCACCCGGCCAAGGGTGAAACCATATCGCTGGAGGAGTTGCTGGACTTCCGGTAGAGGCAGTCCGGTGAGATTCGGGAGTACGACCGCGTCGCTCCCTTGACTGACCACTAAGCGAACTTTGCTATTCTTTTGTACCCATGAGCCACTGGCTGGCCGTTGGAATATGATGGCATCTTGCTGGATCGTTTCACTATACTCCCGGCCGCTTACCTTCGGCTGAAGGCCCTGCTTACGCAGCAACTCAAGCGCCGCCGTAGAGTCCATCCCGATGACTCGCGGAAGCTGCACCTTGTCCTTCTCTGCCGCAAGCCACATCGTGATGACGCCGGTCACGAGAGCCACAGTGGTGAGGATGAGGGCCGCCGCGAGCCCTTTACGCAGCAGCCGGAAAAGTCTCATCTGTTCCGCCTACGGAGCCGAATAGCGTAGAAGCCGTCGAGTCCGTGCCGGTGCGGCCAGGTACGAAGGGCGCCCTTGGAATCGATCAGATCCGCGACCGTTGCAGGAAGCCCGCCGCCGGTATCGGCGGCGACAAACTCCGGGAAGTGACGCAGAAACGTCTCGACTATGACGTCGGTCTCCTCTGGTTCGAGCGAACAGGTGCTGTAAACCAGGGATCCTCCCGGCTTAAGCACCGGCGCGACACCATGAAGCAGTTCAAGTTGCAGGCGCGCCAGGGCTGCCAAGCCTGCCTCTTGTTGCTGCCACCTTCGCTCGGGATGGCGTCTGAGGGTGCCGAGGCCGCTGCATGGCGCATCCACCAGGATCCTGTCCACCGGGCGCGTGAATAACTGCGCGGCCTGCCTGGCATCGGCCTGAACCGGGCTGACTCGATCAAGACCCAAGCGTACCCTGGCCTCTTGGAGGCGCCGGTGAGCGCGAGCGCTTGGGTCGAGCGCGATCACTCTCCCATGTCCGCCGAGCCGTCCCAGGAGCAAGGCCGTCTTCCCGCCGCCGCCAGCGCAGGCATCCAACACGACGTCGCCAGGTTGGGGATCCAGCATAAGAACTGGCAAGGCCGCCGCCTCATCCATCGGGAAGTACCAGCCGTCCGCAAATGCCGGGTCCCGCAGCGCTTCGGCGCCGTCTTTGAGGTGAAAGGCGCCCGGGACGAAGCGGCCCGGCGTCACCGATCCCGCGATGCGGGTAAGGCGCTCTTCGACCTCCTCAGGCCGACGCTTCAGACGGTTGACCATGACTGATAGTGCCGGGGTCTCGTTGTTGGCCTGAAGAAGCGCTTCGGTCTCTTCGGTCTCCAGCCGTTTCAGCCACCGGGTGACCAGCCAGGACGGGTGCGACCAGCGCGCAGCGAGGGCGCCGACCGGATCGCCGGACGGATCAGGAAAGCGGATCGTTGCATGCCGCTCCAGCAATCGACGCAAGATCGCATTGATGAAGGCTTTGGCGCCGGGCGTGGCGTGGCCACGCACGACGGCTTGGGTCAGGGCGACGGTCTCGTTGACGGCCGCATAGGCCGGTATGCGCGTCAAGAAGAGGATCTGATAGGCGCCAAGGCGGAGCAGGTGGCGCAGCGGCCG
Above is a genomic segment from Candidatus Methylomirabilis tolerans containing:
- a CDS encoding PASTA domain-containing protein; its protein translation is MRLFRLLRKGLAAALILTTVALVTGVITMWLAAEKDKVQLPRVIGMDSTAALELLRKQGLQPKVSGREYSETIQQDAIIFQRPASGSWVQKNSKVRLVVSQGSDAVVLPNLTGLPLPEVQQLLQRYGFTLGRVVRVHSSERPNGEVIAQDPEAGALVRRGSPVAILLSLGSLEEPAPVLMPPTLSSLKSPGFTNRIRAIVKTEVIARKGRETLITRASYRDPTEKSGAPTEKRPVALRGAASVLVGAGDIASCVSDGDDATANLLDAIDGVVFTLGDNAYVAGTPVEFAACYDPSWGRHKSRTRPAPGNHDYHTRGAFGYFDYFGDAAGDPDKGYYSYDLGSWHIIVLNSNCAKIGGCGPGSPQEQWLRADLVAHPATCTLAYWHHPRFSSGRHGGDAALEAFWQALYEHDADVVLAGHDHVYERFAPQTPDGKPDPIHGIRQFVVGTGGDRHHTFAGPVIANSEVRNGETFGVLKLTLQPASYEWQFIPVAGQKFTDSGTGRCH
- the rsmB gene encoding 16S rRNA (cytosine(967)-C(5))-methyltransferase RsmB, which produces MRARRLAFEILTQVEEQQAYASLLLDAKLKQARLSQQDRALATELTYGVLRWQGRLDYLLAAVTDRSWSKVDRPLRHLLRLGAYQILFLTRIPAYAAVNETVALTQAVVRGHATPGAKAFINAILRRLLERHATIRFPDPSGDPVGALAARWSHPSWLVTRWLKRLETEETEALLQANNETPALSVMVNRLKRRPEEVEERLTRIAGSVTPGRFVPGAFHLKDGAEALRDPAFADGWYFPMDEAAALPVLMLDPQPGDVVLDACAGGGGKTALLLGRLGGHGRVIALDPSARAHRRLQEARVRLGLDRVSPVQADARQAAQLFTRPVDRILVDAPCSGLGTLRRHPERRWQQQEAGLAALARLQLELLHGVAPVLKPGGSLVYSTCSLEPEETDVIVETFLRHFPEFVAADTGGGLPATVADLIDSKGALRTWPHRHGLDGFYAIRLRRRNR